The Syntrophorhabdaceae bacterium DNA segment CGGATACGGACGTGAGACGAGCCTCAAGCAACTCCTCGAAATCCTCTTGAAAGTGAACAACTCATCCCTTAGGCCTGAGTTCCGCGATGAAAGCACCGTTAATCCCGTGAGCAGGCGCATCGCCGATATTACAAAAGCACGAAGCACCCTCGGTTTTAGCCCTGAGACTGCCCTCGAACCCGGCCTGAAACTCCTCTCGGATTGGTACTTCGAAAGACGCAACGGAGCCAGAGCAGCATGATCCCTGTAGCTAAACCATATTTGACTTCCGATGATGCGCAAAGCGCCTACGATACGATCCTTACCGGCTGGGTGACGCAGGGGCCGAAGGTACAAGAGTTCGAGGAACATTTTGCTGCCTACGTGGGTTCTCGCTACGCCGTCGCCGTTTCGAGCTGTACCACAGCTCTGCATCTAGCTATGCTCGTTGTCGGTGTCGGTCCTGGCGATGAGGTGATCTGTCCATCGTTGAGCTACATAGCGACAAGCAATTCTATTCTTTACACCGGGGCGCGACCCGTATTTGCCGAAGTACTTCCTGTCACGTACAACATAGATGCAGGTTACGCAGAGTCTCTGATTACGTCTCGAACCAAAGCGATTCTCATTGTTCACCAGATGGGTATGCCCGCAGATATCGATGCTTTCAAACGACTCTGTGAAACGTACAAACTCCATCTCGTCGAGGATGCAGCCTGCGCTGTCGGCTCCACTTACAAGGGAAGAAAGATCGGCTGTCATTCGGACCTCGTCTGTTTCTCTTTTCACCCGCGGAAGGTCATCACCACCGGAGACGGGGGTATGATTACAACGTCGCGCAGAGATTATGCGGAACGCTTGCGACGGCTGAGACAACACGGTATGTCAGTGAGCGATCGCGAGCGCCACGCCGCCAATAAGGTGGTCTTTGAGCAGCATCTGGAAGTCGGCTACAACTACCGTATGACCGATATCCAGGCAGCCGTGGGGATAAAACAGCTCGAGAAGCTCGATTGGATAATCACGCAAAGAAGGAGAATAGCCGACCGTTACAACGAGGCCTTTGCAGAGATTGATTGCCTTACGGTCCCGAAGGAAGAGCCCGGCTTATTGAGCAACTATCAGTCCTATTGTCTCTACGTAAAAGAGACCGCCCCTATTTCTCGGAATGATCTTATGGCCTCTCTACTGGAAAAAGGTATTTCCACAAGACGCGGCATTATGACCTCCCATCGGGAACGGGCATATAAGGATATTTGCGCCGGTCTGAGACTTCCCGCTTCAGAAGGCCTGTCCGACCGGAGCATCATCCTGCCCCTCTATGTCGGTATGACAGATGCCGATATCGATCAGGTGGTTCACTCTATCGGGCAGATTATGAAAGGGCACTGTCTACCTACAGAGGCGACCCCAGCTCCTCGCCTAACCCATGAGGGCCACCAGGGTTCGATCCCGAATTGAGCATACCGCGTCAGCCGTAGACAAAAATATCATACACAAAATGCATAAAAAATCATGAATGTGCCTGTTTGCCGTGAGTATCACACTACGAGCAGGTATTGAGAGGACCGATGAAGATACTCTATTGTTTTCCCGAAGCATCAAATCCCAACCATTACGCATATATCAACATTCGCTCTTCGCTGATTGAACAGGGCCATTCCACGGTGGATTTCGATTTTCTCGCCGCAACCGAAACCCTGGGCCAGCAGGGCATGGTCAAGGAATTACGCGCCGTCATCGAACAAGAAAGACCGGACATCTTTCTTCACGGGATCGTGAGCGACGAGCTGCCCGTCTATTTTCTCGACGAGCTGCGCGACCGGGACGATATCCTAAGCATCGCATTTTTCTCGGACGACGACTGGAGAATTTACAATCATTCACTTCACTGGGTCGGCCATTACAACTTTGCAACCACGAACGATATCAATGCGCTGGAAATCTACCGCCGGTTCGGCTTTCATCATGTTTTTCATATGCAGTATGCCGCAAATCCTCGGATATACTATCCGAGAAAGGTGCCAAAGATATATGACGTGACGTTCGTGGGACAGGCGTATCTCGGCAGGCCGCATATTGTCTATGAGCTCATGTCGCAGGGGATTGATGTGCGGGTGTGGGGTGCGGGCTGGGAGAAAATCCCCGAGCTCCAATCCGTAGCAGGCCCCTCCCTCCCCACGGACAAAATGATCGAAACATTCTGCGCCTCTAAGATTGTTCTCGGATTCGCCTGGTGCTCAGTTCCCACCGCAACCGGGCAACTCATGCCTCAGATAAAGGGGCGGACGTTCGAATATCCGGCCTGTGAAGCGTTTCAGATTACTTATGAAGATGACCGTCTCAAGAACTACTTCAATTTGGGAACAGAAATAGCGACCTTCAGAGATGCAAACGACCTTGCCACAAAAATAAGATACTACCTTGACCACGACCAAGAGCGTCAAGATATGGCCCATGCAGCATACAAACGAGTCCTCAAGGATCATACGTGGAAGCAGCGCTGGGACGCCTGCCTGCCCCTCATGGCCAAAGACAACCAGGACCTGCGGAGGGGCAAGACCTGGACCGTACCCGCGCAGTTGCAGCATGTGGAGAGCCCCGAGCGAAAGGACCCCCTCGTTTCCATAGTCTGTTACGTATATAACCGCGAGCGGTTCATTGCAGAGACCATCGAATCGGTGCTCAGTCAGACATACAGAAACATCGAATTTATCATACTCAACGATGGGTCCACGGACAATACGGAACGCATTATCAAAAGATATCTTTCCGATCCAAGAATCAAATATCACTATCAGGAAAACATAGGAAAATCCCTGCTGAAATTTCATGAATTATTCAATCGTTCAGTCGGATTGTCTTCCGGCGCATATGTCTGCGCCATTGGAGCCGACGATATATATCTGCCGGACAGAATAGAAAAACAAGTTCAAGAATTTCGGCGCCACCCGGAACTCGATATCAGCTTTTGTAACGCCCAGATCATCGACCATGCGGGCAATCCGACAGGGAACAATTTCCGTCATCCCAAAGCACTTACATTCAACAGATTCAATCTCCTCCGCCGTCTCTTCACCACGAATTTCATTGCTCATCCGGCGGTTATGATCCGCCGACAGGCCCTCGACGAACACAATGGTTTTGAGACGGGCTATTGTTCCGATTTCCATTTCTGGCTCAAAACCGCGCAGCATTTGAATTTCAAATACATGGATGAGGTGCTCTGGCGCTATAGGGTGCACGATGATGCGGGCACAGCAACGAAAAACAACGATCTCTGCGCCGACCAGACGTATCAAGTCCTCGAGTTCTTCTATAACAAGTACTCTATCGAGGACTTTTACCCGGAAATCTCGGCCTGTTCCCAAAAATCAGAAGCCCTCTTCAGCGCCCATCTTGATCTCGGCATTGATGCGCTTACCGCGCCCTTCGTCTATGCTCATCGTTTCGCCATACGGGAATTTCAAAAAGCCCTGTCAATACGGGAAGACTCCGTGGAGGCGCAAAATAACCTTGCCATAGCAATGGTGGTTGCAGGCGACAGACGTGAGGCCGCGGGCCTCTTCCGCGCCCTCGGTCATGGCGGTGACAATGGATCGGTACGGCACAACATAGATGTATTCGAGGCATCAAGCGCTGAGAACCCCCGCCTTCAAGACTACTGGATACTGGCGGAAGACACAAATAGTTCCGAGCTGAAACGCAATATCCTGCGCTTCGAACTGCGTGACGACCTCTTACCTGGATCAACCCTCACGATATCTGAGAGACCCGATGATACGGCCTCTATGCACCGCCCGACCGTCAAAGGCCTCACATCCATCATCATAGCCACAACCGACCACGCAGACCCTCTCGAAGTTTGTCTTGATGCCCTTGAAAAGCATACCCGCGAGTCGCACGAGATTATCATAGTAGGAAACACGCCGTTCATAGAGTCGATTCGCAGTATGGAAAGACCAGACGACCCGGTGAAAAATCTTATTCTCCTCAGGAGCGAGAACCCCAATTACGTAGGCCTTATAAATCAGGGTATCGGCCGCTCAACAGGCGAGACAATAGTTGTCCTCAGAGCCGGAACCATTGTAACCGATGGCTGGCTCACCGGTATGCTCCACTGCCTCCATCACACATCAAAGCCTGGTCTTGTCGGTCCCCTGACGAATTTTGGATCGCCGCCGCAGCTCGTGCCGCATGCCTGCATGCAAGCTCAGGAGGATGCGTCCCGCTTCGCTTCGGAATTCAAGGGGCGTAACGAACACCGGCGCTCAAGGGTCGGAAATCTGTCCGGCTTCTGTCTCTCTTTCAGAAGGGACCTGATTTCTTCGATCGGCCTTCCCGACGATTCCTTAAGCGAGGGATCTTCCTGGGCCACAGACTACTGCCTGGCCGCCTCCGTTGCCGGATACACAAATATGTTAGCAGCCGACACCTACGTTCATCAAGAGACAAACCACGATACGGGAACAAGCAAAGCCGACCTCGGCAGGAAATGGACAAAAGAGGCTATGCGACCGGACACGAACAAACGCCTCGGGGCGCTGAATGCAATAGAAGAAGCTCGCAAACTTTATGCAAGGGACAGGCTGAAAGACGCGGTGGATGCACTCATGGAAGGGTTAAAACTCTCTTTTCAAGACAAGGATATCTATTTCTGCCTCGCCCGGATGCTGATCGATGCAGGATTGCACGGGGACGCCATTCAGGCTCTCGAATCCATGGCCAAAGAACATAAAGAAGACATCGAGTATCTCGAGCTATTTGGCTATGCCGCCGAAGCGATAGATCGCGACGAGGATGCGGAGGCGTGTGCGAGCAAAATGCTCTCAAAAGATGCAGCCTTAAGCCGGGCCATCAATCTTCAGGGCCTGATCGCGTACAAGAGAAGTCAAAAAAAGGACGCGGAAAACTTTTTCAGGCGAGCTGCGCAAGTCGACCCTGGCAACGGCGATCCATACAGGAACAGGGGGCTCTCCCAATGGTCCGAAGGCGAAAAGGAAGAAGGCTTATCCCTCATGGAAAAAGCATTCATTCTCGCGCCCGACAGCACGGACAACCGGAACTCCTACTATGCCGCCGTGTGCGATACGGGTTCCTATGGCAGGGCCGAGCCCGTTTTCATGGAAGCACAGGCGCTCTATCCTGAGAGCCGCGCAATCACGTTTCTTCTTATCGATTCCCTGGTCAAACAGGAGAAGTTCGGCGAGGCTATAGGCCAAATCGAGGCCGCCATCGTTCGTTTCGGCGCTGAGCAGGGACTCATTTCCGCCGGCCACGAAATCCGAAGGGTCTTAGGCCCTCTCGTCATCAACCCTGAGGACAAAGAGGCGCGAACCCTTTCCGTGTGCATGATCGCAAAGAATGAAGAAGACCACATGGCCCGATGCCTTGAAAGCCTGAAAGGCGTTGCCGGCGAAATCATTGTGGTCGACACCGGTTCCACAGATGAGACGAAACAGATCGCCCAAGTTTTCGGTGCACAGGTCTTCGATGTACCCTGGACAAATGACTTCTCGGAAGCCCGCAACGTCTCCCTGTCTAAAGCAAAAGGACGGTGGATACTCGTGCATGATGCCGACGAAGTCATCTCAACCCAGGACTACAGCAAGCTTTTAGCCATCGTCGACCCGAAGGCGGAAAAGCCTGCGGCATACACGCTCATCACGAGGAACTATACGACAAACTCCTCGCTTCAGGGTTGGACGGCTAACAAAGGGGACTACCCCGACGAAGAAGCCGGCACCGGGTGGTTTCCGAGTCCAAAGGTAAGGCTCTTCACGAATGACCGCCGGGTTCGGTTTGAAAATCCCGTGCATGAGATCCTCGAACCTTCATTACAAAGGGCCGGCGTCAAGATAAAGCCCTGTGATATAGCCGTACATCACTACGGCAGGCTCAATGAAGAGAAGACCATGGCCAAGGCAGAGACCTACTATTTCCTCGGAAAAAAGAAACTCGACGCGACGGGCGGCGACCCGTCAGCCCTCAGGGAGCTCGCCATCCAGGCCGGGGAACTAGGAAGGCATGATGAGGCCTTAGAGCTCTGGAATCGCTACATTGCGTTTCAACCCGAGAGCCACGTGGCTCACTTCAACATGTCCACATGCTATTTCGAAACGGGACGGTTCAAAGAGGCTCTCGATAGCGCCATTAAGGCGCTCACCCTTGACCCTCTGTCCAAGGAGTCCGTCCTCTGCTATGCCTCGGCGTCGCTTTGTGCAGGCTCCATTAAAGACGCAATCTCATCTTTAGAGAAACTTATGGAGAGGATTCCCGATTACCCCCCGGCCAAAGTGGTCCTTGCTGCAGCCTACTGTATGGGTGGTACACAAAGCGAGGGTCAAGACCATCTCAAGGAGATGAGGATGAGAGGATACGACTGTTCCACCGCTCTGTATTCCTTGTCGAAGAAGCTTATCTCGGCGGATAGGATGGAATCTGCCGTCAACCTGCTTGAGAACATGACTCAAGCGGGACAGTCACATCCGCGTACGGCGGAGCTTCTTAATACCTGCCGCTCTCTGGCCGACCTAACAGCGGCGGAGCATCATATGGCAGCGCAGACAAATGTGCGGGGTTGAGCTATGGTGAATGTTGACAGGCCTCTCTGTAAAACCGAATCGGCGCCCGAAGGGCATTCGGCAGGTGCGAAAACCCGGGAAACTGCCGGTTGCGTGGACGAAGCCGAAGATCTCTTCAAGAAGTCCCTTGAGGCCGATCCTACGTCTGTCCCGCTCACACTCGATCTGGGGGATTTCTTCCTCAGACACGGGCGTCTCGATGAAGCCGAGCTCGTCTACCGTTACGCCCTTTCACTCGACCATAGGTCGTGCGCGGTATTGAATAATCTCGGAAATACTATGAAGCAGAAAGGCGATCACGCCGAAGCGGAACGCTTCTACCGCGAGGCACTTACCGTGAATCCCCATCTTCTTGAAACACTCACTAACCTCGGTATCCTCTTTCTCAATCAAAAAAGGTTTGATGAGGCCGAGACATATTTGCGCCGCGCCACTGCGCTCAACCCTCGTTTCGGTTACGCCGCGCGTGAGTTGGGAAACCTTTCCATGGAGCAAGGTCGATACACTGAGGCTGAGGCCCTCTACCGATATGTCTTATCGGTTAACCCCGGGGACCATGACGCCGCCTTCAATCTCTCGTATGTTCTCCTTTTGCACGGCAAATATGAAGAGGGCTGGGACAGATATGAACTGCGTCTCAAAAGGGCCGATTTTCAATACCTTTGTGTTGACGGCAAGCGCCGGTTCGATCCCTCTTCAGCGAGCCAAACCGTGCTCGTCAGGGCTGAACAGGGGCTCGGCGATACCATACAATTCGTCAGGTTCTTATCCGAACTCAAGGGAAACGGCAGACGAATCATCTTCGAGTGCCAGCCACAGCTTGTGGACCTCTTAGGAAGCGTACAAGGGGTCGATACTATTGTCCCGAGAACGGTCGGGCTCAAAGCACCCGACATTGCCTTTGATGAGTACATTCCGCTTCTCAGCCTGCCGGGCGTTTTCAAGATCACGGCCGAAACGATCCCGGCTCACGTGCCTTACGTCGCGGTCGATCAGGGCTTAATAGAGAAATGGAAAATGGCGCTCGGCTCTGAGGCGGGTCGTGAGAGGTTCAAAGTCGGCGTGGCCTGGGCGGGTAATCCCAAGAACACAGGCGACAAATTTCGCTCCCTCACGCTCAAGAGCCTGACGCCTCTCTTCGGGGTAGATGGCGCCATCTTCTACAGCTTGCAGTATGGTATTGCCGTAGCGGAGATTGAAGCGCTTCCGACTTTTGCCAATTTGGTGGACTTTTCCCGGGACTTAAAAGCCTTCGCGGATACGGCCGCCTTTATTATGAACCTCGATCTTGTAATCACCGTGGACAGCGTCATAGCCCATCTGGCTGGTGCGCTGGGTAAGCCGTGCTGGAATCTCATTCCTTATGTACCCGACTGGCGCTGGCTTATAGATCGGTCAGACAGCCCCTGGTATCCTACCATGCGCCTCATCCGACAGAAGAGCCTTAATGACTGGGAAGAAACTTTGCAGGAAGTTACCTCTGAACTTGCTCATATCGTGCTTCGGAATAGACCCGTTACATCTTTCGCCACATCTGAGAGACCAAACACCCCCAAAGAACAATCACCCCTTTTTCATACCCCGCAACACTCCCCTTCATTCTATCCAGACATGCCCGTCCAGGCATAGAATCCCTGATTTATTTCAGCTATTCCACTATTTGACTGGTTGCGCGATCTTTACGCCGGCGAGCCTCTGAGCCCGGCAGCAAGGTTGAGGTTTATGTTGATGACCGCGTTGAGCTTTTCGGGGGTGGGATCTTGCATGATCTCAACTATTCGTTTGTCAATAAAAATGCTCAGGCTCAAAATGTCGGCCTTGAGCTTAACCGGCAAAGGATTGTCCTCTTTGATCAGTTCACTCTGAAACACGGTCCACAGGCGCTGATTAAATGTGAGCGCAGCGTCAAGCCGTCTAAACCGATCCTTCTCGTTCCAGTGAAGTTGACAATCCTTGAGCAGGTGAGCCCCGTTCGTCAGGACCGACGCCTCAAGTTCCCTGCCTGAAGTTGTTGTGGTCTGTATCTTTCTATATGCATTGAGCCCTGGTCCTGGCATGCTCCATTACCTCCTCTTCGTACTCGATGAGTTTTTTTGCCAGCTTGAGGGCTGTGTAGTATCTGCTATACAGGATGTGTTCGCTGATCTCCCCCAGTATGGCCGCTGTACTCGGCGCCGCCTGTACCACATCTTTTACGAGTGACCAGTAGAGATTGTGTTTCTCCACAAGGTCCCTGTCATCGACGTACATAAGTTGAATCATGAAATAGATCCTTTTGCACGGCGTGACCGCGTCCCTCTCGCGGAGAATATCTTTATCTCGCAATACGGGAACGTTGTTCTCTATAATCAAGTCGGCTTTTGAGCCGCCGTTTGCCACTACTGCCCCCCCTATAATGGTCCGTTCCTGGGGCTTTAAGCTGATCTTTAGCGCCATAGCTTCTCTGTCCTCACTTCCTCAACTTGTATATGCCCTGTGTCTCGCCTATGGGAAAGAAAGGCGGAGAGTAAATTTTCGTCGCGTCCTGCGCCTTGTCTGTCTCTCCGAGGGACACGCTGTCTGCGCCATATGTCTGCGTCCCACTCGATTGCCGCTTTTTCACATCCCCGGTTATGCTCATGACCGCGGACTTATCCAGGTTCCCAACCATTTCGATTACCATCTTTCCACCCCCTTTGAGGCAACCGGGGAAGGGGAACTATCCCCTCCCCCGTTATTCATTCTGCCTGCTACTGGAACAATTTCAAAACTGACTGGTTCGACTGGGATGCCAGACTCAATGCAGACGTACTCAGAGACTGCCTGGTCTGGAGGGCCAGCATGTTCGCGCCCTCTTCGTTTGTATCAGCGTTGACCAGAGAGTCAGCGCCCGTCTGGAGGGTGTTGGACACATCGGAAATCCACTGGTTACGAGCGTTCACGATGGCCAGGTTGCTGGACAGGCTCGAAGAGTTGACCCTCAAGCTTGTAAGGGCGTTGTTCATATTGTCGATATCCGCCTGAATCGTTGTCTCCGATGTCCAGGTTGCCGTTGCATTGAGACCAAGTCCCGAAGCCGAGGAGTCAAAACCCACGACTGACAGGGTATGGCTGTTGCCGAAACGAACCGTCATGGTCTCGCTGTTCAACAGGTTCTTCCCGTTGTAGAACGCATCGGACTTCATGGTATTGAGCTGTGCCATCATCGTGTTATACTGGCTGACCTTAGATGCGAGCTCTACACCGCTTCCGATGGATGAAGCTGTTAAGTTGCTGGACAGTGCGGCCGCAAAACCGAGGTCAGTTGCCACCATGGTCATACCCGCCGTGGTCGGGTTGATGGTGATGGTGCTGTTCTGAACTGTAGCGGTCATCTTTGTCCTTGTCTCGGTCGTGAGGTTAATGGCCTGAGCAAGGGATATAGCTGCATCCGATGTGGCGCCGCCAATGTAGAAGTTCGTGGCGCTTGCCGATGCAGCCGTGGTAACTGCCGTAAAGATTGAGTTGCCGATGGCGATGGTCTGACCGCTCGTCATACCGGTAAGGTTGTTGATCGTCAGTGTCTGGTTGTATGCCGCAGAACCAAGTTTACTCATGGCGTCCTGGGCAACACCGATGGCGGAGTTGATCATCGTGGTGATGCTTGTAATTGCGTTATCGGCAGCCTTAATGGTCTGGATCGACTGGGATATGGCGTCTTTGTAATTGAGGAGGTCTGACGAGCGGCTCGTCAGCGACTGGGCTGTAAAATAGCTCACCGCGTTGTCGAGAGCTGAGTTCACTTTCTTGCCATTTGCCAATCTTTCCTGCGTTCTACCCATCAGGGTAACTGTTGACTGGAGGGCCAGAAGGTTCGCCCTCATGCTTGATGTTAAGGTAATATCTGATGACATGGTATCTCTCCTTTTCTAGGGATTTTTTCTCCCGGCGATCTCGCCGGGGGTACTACAATACGCGCTCGCCCACTCTAACGGTTGTTGCTTCACCTCCTTCGTGAGCATCAATTTTATCTTCATGAAGGTATTATCGATCAATGGGCCGAAAACTTAAGAAGAATGGGTAAGCCATGCGTAACCGTAGCGCACATACAAACCGCGCACCGAAGGTCTACCTGGAATCACTTTACCCTTGCATACCGCTTTCACTCCTCAAGGTTTTCCTTGAGTAAAGCGTCATTTCATGACACAATTAGCTCATGGGAAAACTGAAATCCACCCCATCTTTACAACGTATGCTCGATGAAGGGATAAAGCGTCACCAGGCCGGGCGGCTTCAAGACGCGCAAGAGATATATCGGAGCATACTGAACAAACAGCCCGGCCAGCCCGACGCACTTCATCTCATGGGGGTCATCGCGCATCAGATCGGGCGGCACAGGGTTGCGGTAAACCTTATCGGAGAAGCCATTAAATCAAATCCGCAGGCGGCCCCCTTTCACAACAACATCGCTGAGGCCTTCAAGGCACTGGGAAGCCTTGATGAGGCAAGGCTTCATTACGAGAAGGCAATCGCCCTCAAGAAAGATTATTTCGAAGCTTACAACAACCTCGGCGTGGCCCTCCAGGAGAACGGCCATGTAATTGATGCCCTGCCCTATTATGAGAAAGCCCTCGCCTTGAATCCACGGTACGCCGAAGCGCATAACAACCTCGGCGTGTCGCTCAAAGAGCTCGGAAGATTCGACGAGGCTCTTACACATTTCCGCAACGCCGTTGAAATCAATCCTCGTTACGCCGAGGCGTATAATAATATGGGGATTACACTACTGGCAGCCGGTCTCACTGACCAGGCTATCGATCTTTTCAAGAAGGCCATTGAGCTTAAAGCGGACTACGTCGACGCGTACAATAATATGGGTATCGCCATGAAAGACAAGGGACTGTTTGAAGAAGAACTTGACTTGTATCAGAAGGCGCTCTCCATAAAACCCGATTATGCCGATGCGCATTATAATCTCGGCTGCGCTTTGCAGGAACACGGCTATATGGATGAGGCCCTGAAGGCTTTTGAAAACGCTTACACGCTCAAGCCACAGGACACGATCAAGGTAAAGATTGCCACCATGCTCCCGGTAATCCCGAGATCATCGCAGGAAATCATCGA contains these protein-coding regions:
- a CDS encoding flagellin, yielding MSSDITLTSSMRANLLALQSTVTLMGRTQERLANGKKVNSALDNAVSYFTAQSLTSRSSDLLNYKDAISQSIQTIKAADNAITSITTMINSAIGVAQDAMSKLGSAAYNQTLTINNLTGMTSGQTIAIGNSIFTAVTTAASASATNFYIGGATSDAAISLAQAINLTTETRTKMTATVQNSTITINPTTAGMTMVATDLGFAAALSSNLTASSIGSGVELASKVSQYNTMMAQLNTMKSDAFYNGKNLLNSETMTVRFGNSHTLSVVGFDSSASGLGLNATATWTSETTIQADIDNMNNALTSLRVNSSSLSSNLAIVNARNQWISDVSNTLQTGADSLVNADTNEEGANMLALQTRQSLSTSALSLASQSNQSVLKLFQ
- the flaF gene encoding flagellar biosynthesis regulator FlaF, with the protein product MPGPGLNAYRKIQTTTTSGRELEASVLTNGAHLLKDCQLHWNEKDRFRRLDAALTFNQRLWTVFQSELIKEDNPLPVKLKADILSLSIFIDKRIVEIMQDPTPEKLNAVININLNLAAGLRGSPA
- a CDS encoding tetratricopeptide repeat protein; translation: MVNVDRPLCKTESAPEGHSAGAKTRETAGCVDEAEDLFKKSLEADPTSVPLTLDLGDFFLRHGRLDEAELVYRYALSLDHRSCAVLNNLGNTMKQKGDHAEAERFYREALTVNPHLLETLTNLGILFLNQKRFDEAETYLRRATALNPRFGYAARELGNLSMEQGRYTEAEALYRYVLSVNPGDHDAAFNLSYVLLLHGKYEEGWDRYELRLKRADFQYLCVDGKRRFDPSSASQTVLVRAEQGLGDTIQFVRFLSELKGNGRRIIFECQPQLVDLLGSVQGVDTIVPRTVGLKAPDIAFDEYIPLLSLPGVFKITAETIPAHVPYVAVDQGLIEKWKMALGSEAGRERFKVGVAWAGNPKNTGDKFRSLTLKSLTPLFGVDGAIFYSLQYGIAVAEIEALPTFANLVDFSRDLKAFADTAAFIMNLDLVITVDSVIAHLAGALGKPCWNLIPYVPDWRWLIDRSDSPWYPTMRLIRQKSLNDWEETLQEVTSELAHIVLRNRPVTSFATSERPNTPKEQSPLFHTPQHSPSFYPDMPVQA
- a CDS encoding flagellar biosynthesis repressor FlbT; the protein is MALKISLKPQERTIIGGAVVANGGSKADLIIENNVPVLRDKDILRERDAVTPCKRIYFMIQLMYVDDRDLVEKHNLYWSLVKDVVQAAPSTAAILGEISEHILYSRYYTALKLAKKLIEYEEEVMEHARTRAQCI
- a CDS encoding DegT/DnrJ/EryC1/StrS family aminotransferase, whose translation is MIPVAKPYLTSDDAQSAYDTILTGWVTQGPKVQEFEEHFAAYVGSRYAVAVSSCTTALHLAMLVVGVGPGDEVICPSLSYIATSNSILYTGARPVFAEVLPVTYNIDAGYAESLITSRTKAILIVHQMGMPADIDAFKRLCETYKLHLVEDAACAVGSTYKGRKIGCHSDLVCFSFHPRKVITTGDGGMITTSRRDYAERLRRLRQHGMSVSDRERHAANKVVFEQHLEVGYNYRMTDIQAAVGIKQLEKLDWIITQRRRIADRYNEAFAEIDCLTVPKEEPGLLSNYQSYCLYVKETAPISRNDLMASLLEKGISTRRGIMTSHRERAYKDICAGLRLPASEGLSDRSIILPLYVGMTDADIDQVVHSIGQIMKGHCLPTEATPAPRLTHEGHQGSIPN
- a CDS encoding glycosyltransferase produces the protein MKILYCFPEASNPNHYAYINIRSSLIEQGHSTVDFDFLAATETLGQQGMVKELRAVIEQERPDIFLHGIVSDELPVYFLDELRDRDDILSIAFFSDDDWRIYNHSLHWVGHYNFATTNDINALEIYRRFGFHHVFHMQYAANPRIYYPRKVPKIYDVTFVGQAYLGRPHIVYELMSQGIDVRVWGAGWEKIPELQSVAGPSLPTDKMIETFCASKIVLGFAWCSVPTATGQLMPQIKGRTFEYPACEAFQITYEDDRLKNYFNLGTEIATFRDANDLATKIRYYLDHDQERQDMAHAAYKRVLKDHTWKQRWDACLPLMAKDNQDLRRGKTWTVPAQLQHVESPERKDPLVSIVCYVYNRERFIAETIESVLSQTYRNIEFIILNDGSTDNTERIIKRYLSDPRIKYHYQENIGKSLLKFHELFNRSVGLSSGAYVCAIGADDIYLPDRIEKQVQEFRRHPELDISFCNAQIIDHAGNPTGNNFRHPKALTFNRFNLLRRLFTTNFIAHPAVMIRRQALDEHNGFETGYCSDFHFWLKTAQHLNFKYMDEVLWRYRVHDDAGTATKNNDLCADQTYQVLEFFYNKYSIEDFYPEISACSQKSEALFSAHLDLGIDALTAPFVYAHRFAIREFQKALSIREDSVEAQNNLAIAMVVAGDRREAAGLFRALGHGGDNGSVRHNIDVFEASSAENPRLQDYWILAEDTNSSELKRNILRFELRDDLLPGSTLTISERPDDTASMHRPTVKGLTSIIIATTDHADPLEVCLDALEKHTRESHEIIIVGNTPFIESIRSMERPDDPVKNLILLRSENPNYVGLINQGIGRSTGETIVVLRAGTIVTDGWLTGMLHCLHHTSKPGLVGPLTNFGSPPQLVPHACMQAQEDASRFASEFKGRNEHRRSRVGNLSGFCLSFRRDLISSIGLPDDSLSEGSSWATDYCLAASVAGYTNMLAADTYVHQETNHDTGTSKADLGRKWTKEAMRPDTNKRLGALNAIEEARKLYARDRLKDAVDALMEGLKLSFQDKDIYFCLARMLIDAGLHGDAIQALESMAKEHKEDIEYLELFGYAAEAIDRDEDAEACASKMLSKDAALSRAINLQGLIAYKRSQKKDAENFFRRAAQVDPGNGDPYRNRGLSQWSEGEKEEGLSLMEKAFILAPDSTDNRNSYYAAVCDTGSYGRAEPVFMEAQALYPESRAITFLLIDSLVKQEKFGEAIGQIEAAIVRFGAEQGLISAGHEIRRVLGPLVINPEDKEARTLSVCMIAKNEEDHMARCLESLKGVAGEIIVVDTGSTDETKQIAQVFGAQVFDVPWTNDFSEARNVSLSKAKGRWILVHDADEVISTQDYSKLLAIVDPKAEKPAAYTLITRNYTTNSSLQGWTANKGDYPDEEAGTGWFPSPKVRLFTNDRRVRFENPVHEILEPSLQRAGVKIKPCDIAVHHYGRLNEEKTMAKAETYYFLGKKKLDATGGDPSALRELAIQAGELGRHDEALELWNRYIAFQPESHVAHFNMSTCYFETGRFKEALDSAIKALTLDPLSKESVLCYASASLCAGSIKDAISSLEKLMERIPDYPPAKVVLAAAYCMGGTQSEGQDHLKEMRMRGYDCSTALYSLSKKLISADRMESAVNLLENMTQAGQSHPRTAELLNTCRSLADLTAAEHHMAAQTNVRG